In the genome of Xiphias gladius isolate SHS-SW01 ecotype Sanya breed wild chromosome 18, ASM1685928v1, whole genome shotgun sequence, the window AAACTAAATCTATAAGAATAATTAGTCGGGACTTCAGGAGCTCTTCTTGTTCTGTTGCAGGACAGTTCAcacctttaatttatttattcttcatATCTAATCAGCCGCAATATATTTCATACTTGTACAACTCCTGAAGTCTAGTTAGAAAGTAACATCAATTAGAAAAACTCAAGTTAAGTACAACAACCTGAATCAGGGAAAAGAGAATCAGagtcatttcatttattttatatattatattttatatatttattttatatatctaCTGATATATCTTTAATTTAACACTAGCATTTAACCTTCACTGAAGATATCCAAGCAAAACACTCAGCTCAGCCTCCGATGGGCCCCTGACCTATCAGCAGCAGGCGTCTAGCTGGCTGAAACCTGATTGGTTGTTGTGTGTTCTGGGTCGTTTGCTCTGCGGCTGCTCTGATCGGTCGGCGTCTCTGAACCCATCGGAAGTAATCTGGTATTGGACAGTGGCATCCATGTGACCTGGAGATTTAAAGATGGTCGCCAGTCGCTGTGACCCCGCCCACTGTAGGAGGAGCCTGATGGTGGGGGCGTGACCCCAGCTCTCTCCGAGGGCGGGGACCAGCTGCGATTGGCTGCCACGCAGCCGTGTGGTCATTTGGTTGGTCATCACTACGGCCATGTGGTGTCTGGCTGCCATGGAAATTAGTTGCTGGGCGAGGCCTTGGAGGAGGCGTGTCCTTTGCGACAGGTCATCAAACCGTCTGAATGGAAACGCTATGCTGTCAATCACCAGGAGGCGGGCTCTGGGGTGGTCTGACAGGAAATCAGGCAGCAGGTGAAGCTCGGCCAGCAGCTCCACATAGTCATGGCAACGCACCTGAGGGACAGACGGCCAGAATCAGTCTCATTAACACCACAGTGTGACCTCTGTGATGACCCATCATCATTACCAGGAAGATGTTGGACAGGATCGTCTCCACAGTGAAGGATGTCATGGCGACACGCTGCTCATCATCTTCGACCAATAAGGAACAGTGTCTGACGGCAGCGGTGGCCACATCGATGACTCTCTGCAGCAGGAAGCTGCCCTCAGTGTCGATATAGATCACCTGACCGCCGACCCCCCCGAAACACTGAGGCACCTGGACGTCCACGGCCAGCTGCAAGCTGATCAACAACACACAGGTCACATGATCCCTGACATCAACACGGAGGTCACATGATCACTGACATCATCAACACACATTACCAGTCACACCTGGGAGTCAAAGAAAAGAGCAGTCACTTTATCTAAAATGTTTCTCTGGTGTTGTGTAATATGTTGTTTTCAGGTGAGAAGAGGCTTAATCAGAGGTGAGTattaaacacagacatgaaacacagcTGAACGCCTTAAAGTAATGGGTTTATAGCGGGTTTATATTAACTATATTAACTCCTAACACTGTTTCATCAGACCGAATGTTTCGACACTGAACCATTTCCAACACAACTGCTTCAGAAAGCTTTGTTTCCCTCATCAGCCCTGGGGTTACGACTCACCAGGGTCCTGCAGAAACAGCAGTGATTTAATCAGAGGTTCAATCCATCCCGACTGCTGCCTGCctaacagaaacatttaaagaatGTTTGAATGACAATTACGAGTTAACTAATTAACAATAATTAGCATGTAAATGAAGAGCGCATGTGGAATCATTCATGGACCCCCCGAATAATAATCAAATTATTCCCTGAAAAACCAACACAGGTTTAAGAGTCCACAGCTCAATAGAGTTCAGTAAATACAAACATCAGCCACAATCTTCAgtttcttgttttcatttgtcctTATTTTACTTATAAAACATTTGGTTGACTCTGctttaattttagttttcatgtaatttggtttctttcttattattttaaatgtgtgttttttgtgtctgattCAGAAAGAGAATAAATATATAAGATTAAGTCCAGACCATGCGCCTTATTTATAAAACAGTGCGTAGGATCCATACTAAAAGTGAATGTACGCACGAAAGTTGAAAATGGCTTGTGCAAGAAACACTGTATTCAACTCCAAAGTCCAGCACGTAGGTGTTTCTCTCATTGTCACATGCAAGTGGTGTCAGGTGAGGTGGCTGGAGAAGGCAGCGTGTGTGGCGGCCACCGTGGTGTCTCCAGTGGCTCTAGGCGCCTGACAGCACAGTAGTGTTCactgcatttacacacaaaccaTATGAAAACTAAAACCGTGCTTGGTGATATATGAACAGTATCAGAAGATATTATTAAAAACTACTGACTCTCTTCTCTGCAGTTCTTTAATGCTGTTTGATGTTACCTTGGATTTCTACATAATGACGATAATTTAACCAGTTAGCTTCGTTAATGTGGTTGAGGTGAGGAGGATATGTCCTGTAAATGTAGACTTAAACATGACCCCGAGCTGTCGATAGTTGAACTGGTTCTGGTATAAAACAACATCAACTCACTTCTGTCTCAAGTCCACAGTCCAATGTTAAAGACttaaagctgctgctgttacttatcatttatcattattaatcaACACACATCagtttatgttttctgtcatcagaagaaaataaaagtctgaaGCAAACCATGAGGTAATAGTAAAATAGATATGATGGAGCAGAGGAATATGAGAGAATTTTGTTGTTGGagcagctgaaaacagaaaagatgtcAAACTGTTCAAAATGGTATGAAATTAGTTTATTTACATTCTAACCTGTATTTTAATGACATCTGACGACTTTATTTCCAACCAGTAATAGGTTTAACATCAAGGTATCACCACAGTGACAGAGGATTGATTACTTCCACCAACAGAACTACATAACGTGTTTCATGTCTGGGTTCAGAACTGACTcttacttgtgtttgtgtgtgtgtgtgtgtgtgtgtgtgtgtgtgtgtgtgtgtgtgtgtgagagagtctgTCTGACCACAGTTGTGTTTTTCCTACTCCTGGAGCTCCACAAATTTCTGAAGTTTTCCCTAGAGGAAGTCCTCCTCCAAGAGCAGCGTCCAGCTGAGAGGAGAATGTCACGATGCTCctggtctcctcctccttctgcagGAGTTGCAGAGCTGTCAGAGAGGCtgacactcctcctcctcctcctcctcctcctcctcctcctccctctcctccctcactcCTCACACCCTGCAGCACCTCAAGTGCCTCCTGCTGGGATAGACCAGCCTCTGCAACACAAACATTACGTTAcatttaaaaggctgttttatccaaagtgactcACATTAAGTTAAACTCCCCACGAACAGGTAGACGTTATCACATAAAATAGGGGTGCTACCccgcccccccaaaaaaaatatcCCTCACTGTCCTGTGGAGCTGCAGTAGAGTCAATGTCAGTGAATAAAAAGGAGTGTTGTGAAACTTTAGGTTTAGACCAGATTTAAAGCTGATATGAATTCTGTCTACAGGCCGAATTTATCTGGatatcaaaattaatttgtaacaTTTCTCAAGTGTTTTTTCAGTGTCGTTTTTACGCTCAGCCACAGGTAAAGCCTTCAACTGCTaggtgttttatttaaaatctgcGTTAATCAGAAGAATAACGTCATGCAGAGCATAATAACTACTTTCTACTTGGTGTTTATGTTCAGCAATAAGCCAGGATATTAAAAACTGGGTTTGGTGAGAGTTAAGAAAAGTAAACATATTTGGCTAAAATTAAGAGATGTTCTGTGTTCTGTGTCAGTATTTTACAGTTGTTTATATTCCCTAATAAGTAAGAAAGGTAAAACCCGGGGTAATTTGACTGGAGTTCTGCGAAGATACAGGACGTTAAAAACGAACTaattttgaatggagtttgttGGTGTTGAGGTGGCAGTAAAAATTACCTTTGCAGAGTTGTAGCGGTTTGAGGTGCAGCAGGTCCGCGGTGAACTGGAAACCAGCGCTGACTAGTTTAACCTTCACACTgggacacagagacaaactggAGACTGCCCTCTGCAtcttcactgtttactgttaaCCGTTAACCGTTAACCGTTAACCCCTAACTGCTAACTGCTaactgctaacgttagcttccTCTGCATAACAGCGCTCCATGAAGATATCCCAGAATGCCTTCACCGCAGCGTAGCATCAAAACGGctgatacacatacacagttccGGTTTGACTTTTCAAAGTAAGagtttaatttgtgtttagttACCGACACTTACAACAATACTAAGACCACCCTCCAATTCCAAAGTCctacagtgttattttttttgatttgttagattttatttatttaattcactgtTGAATGAAACTttcaataaatttaattttcctttttttttttttaacacatctgTGTCCCCACTGCCAGAAAAAAACTCTAGTAGGGAAATAATGAATGCTTTAATACTATTAATTTTTTGACTTAGAAGTAATCAAattttactatattatatttaaaaatactgtaatcagatgttttttttaaatgtacaatgtcgctaaaattgtcaaattttaaGTGGTAAGTGATATTAATAATGTCAGTCCTGCCAgctatttaaatacatattaaaacatatatacatctatttttttatggta includes:
- the rad51c gene encoding DNA repair protein RAD51 homolog 3; this encodes MQRAVSSLSLCPSVKVKLVSAGFQFTADLLHLKPLQLCKEAGLSQQEALEVLQGVRSEGGEGGGGGGGGGGGGVSASLTALQLLQKEEETRSIVTFSSQLDAALGGGLPLGKTSEICGAPGVGKTQLCLQLAVDVQVPQCFGGVGGQVIYIDTEGSFLLQRVIDVATAAVRHCSLLVEDDEQRVAMTSFTVETILSNIFLVRCHDYVELLAELHLLPDFLSDHPRARLLVIDSIAFPFRRFDDLSQRTRLLQGLAQQLISMAARHHMAVVMTNQMTTRLRGSQSQLVPALGESWGHAPTIRLLLQWAGSQRLATIFKSPGHMDATVQYQITSDGFRDADRSEQPQSKRPRTHNNQSGFSQLDACC